A genomic region of Pelodiscus sinensis isolate JC-2024 chromosome 1, ASM4963464v1, whole genome shotgun sequence contains the following coding sequences:
- the MTERF2 gene encoding transcription termination factor 2, mitochondrial isoform X1, whose amino-acid sequence MQRILLQHSRTLRGIANSATQMFTLLWARCQPCKRLLSVSSPPNQVKDGSFVQHWSYTTDTKSKVENKRTVENLYKLSIDIKKIRRLKQWVLFQDTAYVKETANTLREMGADKTAIVNILERCPEAILRTPAEINSQRELWQSVCQNEKQLVKLIELFPESFFTVEHHENQKSNVRFFQELGLKNNIISRFFTSAPDIFHKPVEKNKHIVETLQRTYLNLGGSDANMKVWLLKLLSQNPFILLNTSTEVLENLEFLQKQDFTDSEVLQLLSKLKGFIFQISPSTMQKSMFFSKDVFKCNEEELKELVLKCPALLYNSVPILEERFRGLLKEGISIDQIKKTPMVLELTTQIVQYRIKKLAALGYNIKNGNLEDLNGTKRDFEATYCKIQAKRERPMFNPVAPLD is encoded by the coding sequence TGCAGCACTCCAGAACATTGAGAGGAATTGCTAATAGTGCAACCCAGATGTTTACACTTCTATGGGCTAGATGTCAACCCTGCAAGCGATTGCTGAGTGTCTCATCCCCACCGAATCAAGTGAAGGATGGAAGCTTTGTACAGCATTGGAGTTATACAACTGATACAAAATCAAAAGTGGAGAACAAAAGAACTGTGGAGAATCTCTACAAGTTATCCATTGATATTAAAAAAATTCGGAGGCTAAAGCAGTGGGTCCTCTTTCAGGATACAGCCTATGTTAAAGAAACTGCTAATACTTTACGAGAAATGGGAGCTGATAAGACTGCCATAGTGAACATTTTGGAACGTTGCCCAGAGGCAATCCTCCGTACCCCAGCAGAGATAAACTCTCAAAGGGAGTTGTGGCAGTCAGTATGCCAAAATGAAAAACAACTGGTCAAGTTAATAGAACTATTTCCAGAGTCTTTTTTTACTGTTGAACACCACGAGAACCAGAAATCTAATGTTCGGTTTTTTCAAGAATTAGGTCTGAAAAATAATATTATCAGCAGATTCTTCACAAGTGCACCTGATATTTTTCACAAGCctgttgaaaaaaacaaacatataGTAGAGACATTACAGAGAACGTATCTAAATTTAGGAGGTTCTGATGCCAATATGAAGGTTTGGCTTCTGAAATTATTAAGTCAGAACCCTTTTATTTTGTTAAATACCTCCACAGAGGTTCTAGAGAACTTGGAGTTTCTCCAGAAGCAAGATTTCACTGATTCTGAAGTTCTACAACTGCTGTCCAAGCttaaaggttttatttttcagattaGCCCTAGCACGATGCAGAAGAGCATGTTTTTTTCCAAAGATGTTTTTAAGTGCAATGAAGAAGAATTAAAAGAGCTAGTGTTGAAATGCCCTGCTCTACTCTACAATTCTGTTCCAATTCTGGAAGAAAGATTCAGGGGACTGTTGAAGGAAGGAATTTCTATAGATCAGATTAAAAAGACACCAATGGTGCTGGAGCTGACAACTCAAATTGTACAGTACAGAATTAAAAAGTTAGCTGCTTTAGGATacaatataaaaaatggaaatctaGAAGATTTGAATGGAACAAAGAGAGATTTTGAAGCCACTTATTGCAAAATAcaagcaaagagagagagaccaaTGTTTAATCCTGTTGCTCCTTTAGATTAA
- the MTERF2 gene encoding transcription termination factor 2, mitochondrial isoform X2: MFTLLWARCQPCKRLLSVSSPPNQVKDGSFVQHWSYTTDTKSKVENKRTVENLYKLSIDIKKIRRLKQWVLFQDTAYVKETANTLREMGADKTAIVNILERCPEAILRTPAEINSQRELWQSVCQNEKQLVKLIELFPESFFTVEHHENQKSNVRFFQELGLKNNIISRFFTSAPDIFHKPVEKNKHIVETLQRTYLNLGGSDANMKVWLLKLLSQNPFILLNTSTEVLENLEFLQKQDFTDSEVLQLLSKLKGFIFQISPSTMQKSMFFSKDVFKCNEEELKELVLKCPALLYNSVPILEERFRGLLKEGISIDQIKKTPMVLELTTQIVQYRIKKLAALGYNIKNGNLEDLNGTKRDFEATYCKIQAKRERPMFNPVAPLD, translated from the coding sequence ATGTTTACACTTCTATGGGCTAGATGTCAACCCTGCAAGCGATTGCTGAGTGTCTCATCCCCACCGAATCAAGTGAAGGATGGAAGCTTTGTACAGCATTGGAGTTATACAACTGATACAAAATCAAAAGTGGAGAACAAAAGAACTGTGGAGAATCTCTACAAGTTATCCATTGATATTAAAAAAATTCGGAGGCTAAAGCAGTGGGTCCTCTTTCAGGATACAGCCTATGTTAAAGAAACTGCTAATACTTTACGAGAAATGGGAGCTGATAAGACTGCCATAGTGAACATTTTGGAACGTTGCCCAGAGGCAATCCTCCGTACCCCAGCAGAGATAAACTCTCAAAGGGAGTTGTGGCAGTCAGTATGCCAAAATGAAAAACAACTGGTCAAGTTAATAGAACTATTTCCAGAGTCTTTTTTTACTGTTGAACACCACGAGAACCAGAAATCTAATGTTCGGTTTTTTCAAGAATTAGGTCTGAAAAATAATATTATCAGCAGATTCTTCACAAGTGCACCTGATATTTTTCACAAGCctgttgaaaaaaacaaacatataGTAGAGACATTACAGAGAACGTATCTAAATTTAGGAGGTTCTGATGCCAATATGAAGGTTTGGCTTCTGAAATTATTAAGTCAGAACCCTTTTATTTTGTTAAATACCTCCACAGAGGTTCTAGAGAACTTGGAGTTTCTCCAGAAGCAAGATTTCACTGATTCTGAAGTTCTACAACTGCTGTCCAAGCttaaaggttttatttttcagattaGCCCTAGCACGATGCAGAAGAGCATGTTTTTTTCCAAAGATGTTTTTAAGTGCAATGAAGAAGAATTAAAAGAGCTAGTGTTGAAATGCCCTGCTCTACTCTACAATTCTGTTCCAATTCTGGAAGAAAGATTCAGGGGACTGTTGAAGGAAGGAATTTCTATAGATCAGATTAAAAAGACACCAATGGTGCTGGAGCTGACAACTCAAATTGTACAGTACAGAATTAAAAAGTTAGCTGCTTTAGGATacaatataaaaaatggaaatctaGAAGATTTGAATGGAACAAAGAGAGATTTTGAAGCCACTTATTGCAAAATAcaagcaaagagagagagaccaaTGTTTAATCCTGTTGCTCCTTTAGATTAA